Below is a window of Cytobacillus firmus DNA.
AAACGGCACTCTTTCCTTTCGTTTATGCCCTTATTTTATTAGGTTCCATTGCAATGGTGAAGGCGATACAATTGATACCGCTTAATCAATACATCCTTACAGTGCCAGGCACTAAGAACCAGAAGAGAAATACCACGGTAAAAACATCCGCTCTGCAGGTAAAATCAAATTTACAATAAAAGTTAAAGCCCGAGCTGCTATTATACAGAGCTCGGGCTTTTTTTTCAGTTGAGACCAAAAGAAAAAAGCGGAAAGCACCGCTTTTACTAAATGATTATTATATTAATGTTCTGAAGGAATTCCTAAGCTGTGTTCAGATGGAATACCAGCTAACTCAACTGGCTTGCCAATACTATGTTCAGATGGTATGCCAGCTAAATCTGCAGGTTTGCCAATACCATGCTCCGATGGTATGCCAGCCTCCAGGGTTCCCGTTAATGATGCTCCAGCGCCGATTAATCCTAAAGCCAACGCCCCAGTTAAGATTAACTTTTTCATGACATAAGCTCCTCTCATTCATAATTTATCGAATTATTTATATATTAACATTTATTGAGCAATTTTTCCATTTCGGTTTCAATAATTTGGATGAATTTATCATTCTTTTGCAGCTGCAGGATATAAATGGCTTTCTGGAGGAACTCTTTACCCTTTTCTTTATTGCCGAGTTTGATATAATTTTCCCCACTTTGATAATGCAAATTAGCAAACAAATATTGTATTTCTTCATGTATGCAAATATCAATTCCCTTTTGGCAATATACCAGGGATTCCTGGTATTCTCCTATTTCTGTTAAAGCTTGGGATAAACCAAACAAAATCCTGACTTTCCCTCTGCTCTCAAGGATATGAGGGAGTTTATCCAAATCATTTAGCCCTTTTTTGAACATAGAAATGGCTTCTGTATAATGGTTCATGTCTTTATATAAAATAGCGATACTTGTTAATATTTCGACTTCTCTTTCCGATAAATTTACCCTTTTTTCATTTGTAAGGTCTAAAGCGCCGTGCAGCAGCTGGATGGCTTTATCAAAATTATTCTCAAGATAAAACACACAGATTCCCTGATGCCAGACTAAAAATTGCTTCAGCATGACAGGCTGGAAGATCGGATTTTCCAATTCCTTTTGGACAATTTCGTAAATCGCCTGATAATTCCAATTCCGCTTGTGCTTATTTATAATTTGCATAACTGCTGTAGAATAATTTATGGTAGATTTCGAGGCAATATTAAAGAAGTACGTAAGATCAATGTTCATTTTATTAGCTAATTGATTCAGCGTTTCCAAACTTGGATATGACTTCTCTCTTTCAAAGGAAATTAGTTCCTCTTCCGTACATATGCCTTCTGCCAGTTCCTTAACACTTAATCCTTTATACTGACGAAAAGATTGTAAGCTGTCGCCAATTAAATACTCACTTAAATTCATCAGCTTTCCCTCACTTAGTATAATTAATAGTATTATCTTACCACAAACAGTATAGTATCGTTAAAGATTCAGGAGTGTGCAGGAACTGCATCAGTCTATATACAGTGCGGAAGTAAAAAGTTTCAAGAGCATACTGTAAAACGATTCTTAACAGGGAAAACATCTTGGCAGTTAAATTAATCTTAACCCCAATATATATTATTCGCTAGTACCGGCAAATATCCTTTTAATATTTAAAAATTTAAGTCTCTTTTCTTGGAATGCGGCCAACTTTATAAATCTTTTAGATTCTGCGATTCCTCGGCGCAAAATAAAAACCCTGCTTTAAAGAGGGTTAAATTTTCATTCATATTCTATCTGCCAGTTCGTTTATTAATTTCCTATTATTTTTCTTAAGTCATTTTCAATCTCTGAGAGAAGCATGTTAACGCTCATCTCTTTTTCCCCAATACCCTTTTCATATGCTTTCGTTAGCATATTCAAAAAAAGCTGACTTAGTTTTTCATGATTCCTCAACAACTTTTTTAACCCTCCTATTTTCCTATTCTTAGACAATATTCTATTTTATTTTCTATTATTTGACAACATATTTCCAGTTAATTAAAAAAAGAACCACCTCCGATAGGGAAGCGGCTGAAATTGGAGATTTAAAAGGATGTAAACATCAATTGCATTTAGGGTTCCTTCCTAAATACATTTCACATTACTCATTAAAACATTAATAAAATGTTTATGTATTAGAGAATATTGCTCTTTATCAACGGATTTCAGTTTTAAATCTCTTGTTTATACCGGTTTTTAATAGTAAATATAACTATAAGAATATTTTTTCAGGAGGTAATCTTTTGGATTTTTCTGCAATCGGGAAAAAAATCAAAGAGTTAAGAAAATCAGCAGGTTTTTCCCAAAAAGATCTGGCAAGAGATATATGTACGCAAGCGCAAATTAGCAAAATTGAAAAAGGTGATGTCCTTCCTTTGGCTTCCACTCTATATTTCATTTCACAGAGGCTGGGGGTAGATATAAATTACTTTTTTGATCACGGAACGACCCCAAGGCTTGATTATGTTCAGGAAGTTAAAAATCAGCTAAAAATGGCCAGACGCAGGCTTGATTATCCCCTTATAAAAGAGATTGTGGAAGTTGAAGAAAAAAATCCGCTTTTTTCATCCAACAAGAAAAATTCCCAGATTCTTCTCTGGCATAAAGGTATTTACAAATATCATGTCGATCACCAGCTTGAAGAAGCACTTCTATTTATGGATAGAGCCATCGATTTGACATTCGAGAAAGTGTGGAGTGAAAGGGAAATCGAGATTCTGAACAGTAAAGGAATCTTATTATATGAAGTAGGAAGATATAAGGAGGCCCTTGATGTATTCCGTCGTGCCATAAATCATTTAGGAGAAATCATTTATTTAAATGATGAA
It encodes the following:
- a CDS encoding helix-turn-helix domain-containing protein, whose product is MNLSEYLIGDSLQSFRQYKGLSVKELAEGICTEEELISFEREKSYPSLETLNQLANKMNIDLTYFFNIASKSTINYSTAVMQIINKHKRNWNYQAIYEIVQKELENPIFQPVMLKQFLVWHQGICVFYLENNFDKAIQLLHGALDLTNEKRVNLSEREVEILTSIAILYKDMNHYTEAISMFKKGLNDLDKLPHILESRGKVRILFGLSQALTEIGEYQESLVYCQKGIDICIHEEIQYLFANLHYQSGENYIKLGNKEKGKEFLQKAIYILQLQKNDKFIQIIETEMEKLLNKC
- a CDS encoding helix-turn-helix domain-containing protein, encoding MDFSAIGKKIKELRKSAGFSQKDLARDICTQAQISKIEKGDVLPLASTLYFISQRLGVDINYFFDHGTTPRLDYVQEVKNQLKMARRRLDYPLIKEIVEVEEKNPLFSSNKKNSQILLWHKGIYKYHVDHQLEEALLFMDRAIDLTFEKVWSEREIEILNSKGILLYEVGRYKEALDVFRRAINHLGEIIYLNDETVRSRLLYNTAKTYTGIEDYDHSTNLCHEAIKYCIEKDQLFLLGHLHYHIGFNYELKEQFVLAKKYMEQALDIFRLQKDERYIDFISEKVAIFDRNIQ